A DNA window from Streptomyces parvus contains the following coding sequences:
- a CDS encoding phosphatase PAP2 family protein, with product MRETPRPRETAADSGPGLPQHCPERAFAHAGADGSGTPHRSDGRPPHTPRGARRTDLAGHPGTTPPVPGWPAPLVSGALGLLAVLFALVTWQVAVEGPVLRLDERVGAKLFERGPAGLTQVFSDLGGMPVALPVLTCAIAYALWHRALRLAVYAALTMAAVPALVIPLKVATARQGPLTEAVNYYPSGHTATAAVAYGATALVLLALPRPAWLREASWPRAWMMPVAAILLTTATGIGLVLHGYHWPLDVLASWCLGPLVLAPLWWVSCRSRRRSSG from the coding sequence ATGAGAGAAACACCTCGGCCGCGGGAAACCGCGGCCGACTCCGGGCCGGGGCTTCCCCAGCACTGTCCGGAGCGTGCGTTCGCGCATGCCGGAGCCGATGGCTCCGGGACTCCTCACCGATCGGACGGCCGCCCGCCCCACACCCCCCGGGGCGCGCGGCGAACCGATCTCGCCGGCCATCCCGGAACAACCCCCCCTGTTCCCGGGTGGCCGGCCCCCCTCGTCTCCGGTGCCCTCGGTCTGCTCGCGGTCCTCTTCGCCCTGGTCACCTGGCAGGTCGCCGTCGAGGGTCCGGTGCTGCGGCTGGACGAACGGGTGGGCGCGAAGCTGTTCGAGCGCGGTCCGGCCGGGCTGACCCAGGTCTTCTCCGACCTCGGCGGGATGCCCGTGGCGCTCCCGGTGCTGACCTGCGCGATCGCGTACGCCCTGTGGCACCGGGCCCTGCGGCTCGCGGTGTACGCGGCCCTCACCATGGCGGCGGTGCCCGCGCTGGTGATCCCGCTGAAGGTGGCCACCGCCCGTCAGGGGCCCCTGACGGAGGCCGTCAACTACTACCCGTCCGGTCATACGGCGACGGCAGCCGTGGCGTACGGGGCCACGGCCCTGGTGCTGCTGGCGCTGCCGCGACCGGCGTGGCTGCGGGAGGCTTCCTGGCCCCGGGCGTGGATGATGCCCGTCGCCGCGATCCTGCTGACCACGGCGACGGGCATCGGTCTGGTGCTGCACGGCTACCACTGGCCGCTGGACGTGCTGGCCAGTTGGTGCCTGGGGCCGTTGGTGCTGGCGCCCCTGTGGTGGGTCAGTTGCCGAAGTAGGCGTCGAAGTTCCGGCTGA
- the gabT gene encoding 4-aminobutyrate--2-oxoglutarate transaminase has translation MTAIPQERRVVTAIPGPNSVELQARRIAAVAAGVGSTLPVFISRAGGGIIEDVDGNRLIDFGSGIAVTSVGASAEAVVRRASAQLADFTHTCFMVTPYEGYVEVCEQLAELTPGDHAKKSALFNSGAEAVENAVKIARAYTKRTAVVVFDHGYHGRTNLTMGMTAKNMPYKQGFGPFAPEVYRVPVAYGYRWPTGAENAGAEASAQAIDAITKQIGADNVAAIIIEPVLGEGGFIEPAKGFLPAIAQFAKDNGIVFVADEIQSGFCRTGQWFACEDEGVVPDLITTAKGIAGGLPLSAVTGRAEIMDAAHAGGLGGTYGGNPVACAGALGAIETMRELDLNGKAKRIEEVMKGRLAEMRAKLPNGDIIGDIRGRGAMIAIELVKSGTKDPHPEAAGALAKACHAEGLLVLTCGTYGNVLRFLPPLVIGEDLLNEGLDIIERAFGTL, from the coding sequence ATGACCGCAATCCCGCAGGAGCGCCGCGTCGTCACTGCCATCCCCGGCCCGAACTCCGTCGAGCTGCAGGCTCGTCGTATCGCGGCCGTCGCCGCAGGTGTGGGCTCCACCCTGCCGGTGTTCATCTCCCGGGCCGGCGGCGGGATCATCGAGGACGTGGACGGCAACCGGCTGATCGACTTCGGGTCCGGGATCGCCGTGACCTCCGTGGGCGCCTCCGCGGAGGCCGTCGTGCGGCGGGCCTCCGCGCAGCTCGCGGACTTCACCCACACCTGTTTCATGGTCACGCCGTACGAGGGGTACGTCGAGGTCTGTGAGCAGCTCGCCGAGCTGACCCCGGGCGACCACGCGAAGAAGTCCGCGCTGTTCAACTCGGGCGCCGAGGCCGTCGAGAACGCGGTGAAGATCGCCCGCGCCTACACCAAGCGCACCGCCGTCGTCGTCTTCGACCACGGCTACCACGGCCGCACCAACCTCACCATGGGCATGACGGCGAAGAACATGCCGTACAAGCAGGGCTTCGGCCCCTTCGCGCCCGAGGTCTACCGCGTCCCGGTCGCCTACGGCTACCGCTGGCCGACCGGTGCCGAGAACGCCGGGGCCGAGGCGTCCGCGCAGGCCATCGACGCGATCACCAAGCAGATCGGCGCCGACAACGTCGCCGCGATCATCATCGAGCCGGTGCTCGGCGAGGGCGGCTTCATCGAACCGGCCAAGGGCTTCCTCCCGGCGATCGCGCAGTTCGCCAAGGACAACGGCATCGTGTTCGTCGCGGACGAGATCCAGTCCGGCTTCTGCCGTACCGGGCAGTGGTTCGCCTGCGAGGACGAGGGCGTCGTCCCGGACCTGATCACCACCGCCAAGGGCATCGCGGGCGGCCTGCCGCTCTCCGCCGTGACCGGTCGCGCCGAGATCATGGACGCCGCGCACGCGGGCGGCCTGGGCGGGACGTACGGCGGAAACCCGGTCGCGTGCGCCGGTGCGCTGGGGGCGATCGAGACGATGCGTGAGCTGGACCTGAACGGGAAGGCCAAGCGGATCGAGGAGGTCATGAAGGGCCGCCTCGCCGAGATGCGGGCGAAGCTCCCGAACGGCGACATCATCGGTGACATCCGCGGCCGTGGCGCGATGATCGCGATCGAGCTGGTGAAGTCCGGCACGAAGGACCCGCACCCGGAGGCGGCGGGCGCGCTCGCGAAGGCCTGCCACGCCGAGGGTCTGCTCGTGCTGACCTGTGGCACGTACGGCAACGTCCTGCGCTTCCTGCCGCCGCTGGTGATCGGCGAGGACCTGCTGAACGAGGGCCTCGACATCATCGAGCGGGCGTTCGGCACGCTCTGA
- a CDS encoding ATP/GTP-binding protein codes for MDDDGTRGVRGPSADRAPEPAVPPPPAHPPRVPHPATGTHPGDRHPGDRNQAGQNPGDRHPGTPTERWRAGSASAPPWESRPAGPAPAAPSVERPAPGTPVDAWLRTPRPQQEPGVWRYGYTPPPPEESERVSDRSLLVGALISLLSALLLWSLWRNGYLPYRLVPLKLFTPGEWWNPGTSGGPRTIEGSDALTVYEAILFGLLAYGCGRIGNFSELFRRHVAERGQPFLALAAAAAAGLTQLLVWKEALPVVRPVLVLVASVAGGEIYQSQTVVNVIYGLIAAAVLWPFARLGRWRELIAARRGSGVPAPDADAAPATTTSADQWPELRAAGWTDAADTLTAEVRTGRMNDVDVARLRHAWRLATRRPDRLGPLAESVLRTGGAAALHPSGHRDLPRRTARHDVLTGQVRIGRCADDPHNPYIRRGTGLALDPALLGTSLLAVGPPGAGKSARLIRPVVEALALRALAGQAAVLAVGGAGEPLGPDDAFDVVVRVGHPGSAHDIDLYGGTTDPDEAAAVLAEGLVGDVGSLDSRRAATVLAQLLGPYHAAHGYFPSVPELRELLDGTPAAFAGLRACLEAAGHHAMLRELDARSRQAGGPGDPAPALADRVALLDRPTFAGFFATGPDARPFELRALGQHPLRVRVDLPERGHAEASRLLTRLLLAQFTAITAARTDTSLFVCLVLDDATHAVTAETVRGIRRLRSVNAGAVLALRTVDDVPEALHTPLLGAVGCTAAFSGITTWDGKRFAEAWGKEWVETREVAQHTVFADQPFTRALHALRKLVTGKAVTTDAVTVRQVERERWSASELAYAVPAGHAVIRLANVEGEHAPPLLVHLDG; via the coding sequence ATGGACGACGACGGCACGCGGGGTGTACGGGGACCGAGCGCGGACAGGGCCCCCGAACCGGCCGTTCCGCCACCGCCCGCGCATCCGCCGCGGGTACCGCACCCCGCCACCGGCACGCATCCGGGCGACCGGCATCCGGGCGACCGGAACCAGGCCGGCCAGAATCCGGGCGACCGCCACCCGGGCACGCCGACGGAGCGGTGGCGCGCGGGGTCCGCTTCGGCCCCGCCGTGGGAAAGCCGCCCGGCCGGTCCCGCCCCGGCGGCCCCGTCCGTCGAGCGACCGGCCCCCGGGACCCCGGTCGACGCCTGGCTGCGCACTCCCCGCCCGCAACAGGAACCGGGCGTCTGGCGGTACGGGTACACCCCGCCCCCGCCCGAGGAGTCCGAGCGCGTCTCCGACCGGTCGCTGCTGGTCGGCGCCCTGATCTCGCTGCTCTCCGCGCTGCTGCTGTGGTCGCTGTGGCGCAACGGCTACCTCCCCTACCGCCTCGTCCCGCTGAAGCTCTTCACGCCGGGGGAGTGGTGGAACCCGGGCACCTCCGGCGGCCCACGCACCATCGAGGGCAGCGACGCGCTCACGGTGTACGAGGCGATCCTCTTCGGCCTGCTGGCCTACGGCTGCGGCCGGATCGGCAACTTCTCCGAGCTCTTCCGCCGCCATGTCGCGGAGCGCGGGCAGCCCTTCCTCGCGCTCGCGGCGGCCGCCGCGGCGGGCCTGACCCAGCTGCTCGTCTGGAAGGAGGCGCTCCCGGTCGTCCGCCCGGTCCTGGTCCTCGTCGCCTCCGTCGCGGGCGGCGAGATCTACCAGAGCCAGACCGTCGTCAACGTGATCTACGGGCTGATCGCCGCCGCCGTCCTCTGGCCCTTCGCCCGGCTCGGCCGCTGGCGTGAACTGATCGCCGCCCGCCGGGGAAGCGGCGTCCCTGCGCCGGACGCCGACGCGGCCCCTGCCACCACGACCTCCGCCGACCAGTGGCCCGAACTGCGCGCCGCGGGCTGGACCGACGCCGCGGACACGCTCACCGCCGAGGTCCGCACCGGCCGCATGAACGACGTGGACGTGGCCCGGCTGCGCCACGCCTGGCGGCTCGCCACCCGGCGGCCCGACCGGCTCGGACCGCTCGCCGAGTCCGTCCTGCGGACCGGCGGGGCCGCCGCCCTGCACCCCTCCGGCCACCGCGACCTCCCCCGGCGCACCGCCCGCCACGACGTGCTCACCGGTCAGGTCAGGATCGGCCGGTGCGCCGACGACCCGCACAACCCCTACATCCGCCGGGGCACGGGCCTCGCCCTGGACCCCGCGCTGCTCGGCACCTCCCTGCTCGCCGTCGGACCGCCCGGCGCCGGGAAGTCCGCCCGGCTGATCCGGCCGGTCGTCGAAGCGCTCGCCCTGCGCGCCTTGGCCGGACAGGCGGCGGTCCTCGCCGTCGGCGGGGCGGGTGAGCCGCTCGGCCCGGACGACGCCTTCGACGTCGTCGTCCGTGTGGGCCACCCCGGCTCCGCCCACGACATCGACCTGTACGGCGGCACCACCGACCCCGACGAGGCGGCAGCCGTCCTCGCCGAAGGGCTCGTCGGCGATGTGGGCAGCCTCGACAGCCGCCGCGCCGCCACCGTCCTCGCCCAGCTGCTCGGCCCGTACCACGCCGCCCACGGCTACTTCCCCTCCGTGCCCGAACTGCGGGAACTCCTCGACGGCACACCGGCCGCGTTCGCCGGGCTCCGCGCCTGCCTCGAAGCCGCGGGTCACCACGCGATGCTCCGCGAGCTGGACGCGCGGTCCCGGCAGGCGGGCGGCCCCGGCGACCCGGCGCCCGCCCTCGCCGACCGGGTGGCCCTGCTCGACCGGCCCACGTTCGCCGGGTTCTTCGCCACCGGCCCGGACGCCCGCCCCTTCGAGCTGCGGGCGCTCGGCCAGCACCCGCTGCGGGTCCGCGTCGACCTGCCGGAGCGCGGCCACGCGGAGGCGTCCCGGCTGCTGACCCGGCTGCTCCTCGCCCAGTTCACCGCGATCACCGCCGCCCGCACCGACACCTCGCTCTTCGTCTGCCTCGTCCTGGACGACGCCACCCACGCGGTCACCGCCGAGACCGTCCGCGGCATCCGCCGACTGCGCTCGGTCAACGCCGGGGCGGTGCTCGCCCTGCGTACCGTCGACGACGTCCCCGAGGCCCTGCACACCCCGCTGCTCGGGGCGGTCGGCTGCACGGCGGCCTTCTCCGGCATCACCACCTGGGACGGCAAACGCTTCGCCGAGGCCTGGGGCAAGGAATGGGTGGAGACCCGCGAGGTCGCCCAGCACACCGTCTTCGCCGACCAGCCGTTCACCCGCGCCCTGCACGCCTTGCGCAAGCTCGTCACCGGCAAGGCCGTGACCACGGACGCGGTGACCGTACGGCAGGTCGAGCGGGAGCGCTGGTCGGCCTCGGAGCTGGCGTACGCGGTCCCGGCCGGGCATGCGGTCATCCGGTTGGCCAACGTCGAGGGCGAACACGCACCCCCTCTCCTGGTTCACCTCGACGGCTGA
- a CDS encoding PucR family transcriptional regulator, protein MPPTLASLVQNSALKLTVRAGADRLDTPVRWAHASELADPVPYMDGGELLLVTATNLDAENADSMRRYVRRLAGAGVAGVGFAVGVTYEDVPQALVEAAEEAGLPLLEVPRRTPFLAISKAVSAAIAADQYRAVTAGFEAQRELTKAALAGDGPAGLLARLAAHIDGWAALYDTSGAVLAAAPEWAARRAARLTPDVERLRDRPAPASIVVADSEDRVELQSLGTGRRARGALAVGTGAALGTAERYAVHSAVALLTLTTARSRSLQGAEQRLGAAVLRMLLAGQPDHARAVAGDLYGGLLDAPFRLFIAEAAAPAGPELLTETMEAAAARSGEALLLVPEGEGERVVVLAADGGAAVAACAAYAEAQDDRAPREGGAEDSDVVVGLSAPAGPIAVSAAYKQAEQALSVARRRGRALVEHEELAAGSVLPLLADDAVRAFADGMLRALREHDAKGRGDLVASLRAWLSRHGQWDAAAADLGVHRHTLRYRMRRVEEILGRSLDDPDVRMELWLALKATAATTPAD, encoded by the coding sequence ATGCCCCCCACGCTCGCCTCGCTCGTCCAGAACTCGGCGCTCAAGCTCACCGTGCGGGCGGGCGCGGACCGGCTCGACACCCCCGTGCGCTGGGCCCACGCCAGCGAGCTCGCCGACCCCGTCCCGTACATGGACGGCGGCGAACTCCTCCTCGTGACCGCCACCAACCTCGACGCGGAGAACGCCGACTCCATGCGGCGGTACGTGCGACGGCTGGCCGGGGCCGGAGTCGCCGGGGTCGGCTTCGCGGTCGGGGTCACCTACGAAGACGTCCCGCAAGCACTCGTCGAAGCCGCCGAGGAAGCGGGCCTGCCGCTCCTCGAAGTGCCCCGCCGCACCCCCTTCCTCGCCATCAGCAAGGCCGTCTCCGCCGCCATCGCCGCCGACCAGTACCGCGCGGTCACCGCCGGCTTCGAGGCCCAGCGCGAGCTGACGAAGGCCGCGCTCGCCGGGGACGGGCCCGCGGGCCTCCTCGCCCGGCTCGCCGCCCACATCGACGGCTGGGCCGCCCTCTACGACACCTCCGGCGCGGTGCTCGCGGCCGCCCCCGAGTGGGCCGCCCGCCGCGCCGCCCGCCTCACCCCCGACGTCGAACGCCTCCGGGACAGACCCGCCCCCGCCAGCATCGTCGTCGCGGACAGCGAAGACCGGGTGGAGCTCCAGTCGCTGGGCACCGGCCGCCGGGCACGCGGCGCCCTGGCCGTCGGTACGGGAGCGGCGCTCGGGACCGCCGAGCGGTACGCCGTGCACTCCGCCGTCGCCCTGCTCACCCTGACCACCGCCCGCTCCCGCTCCCTCCAGGGCGCCGAGCAACGCCTGGGCGCCGCCGTCCTGCGGATGCTGCTCGCCGGACAGCCCGACCATGCCCGCGCCGTCGCCGGAGACCTCTACGGCGGGCTGCTCGACGCCCCGTTCCGGCTGTTCATCGCCGAGGCCGCCGCGCCCGCCGGGCCCGAGCTGCTGACCGAGACGATGGAGGCCGCCGCCGCCCGCAGCGGCGAGGCGCTGCTCCTGGTCCCCGAGGGCGAAGGCGAACGCGTCGTCGTGCTCGCCGCCGACGGCGGGGCCGCCGTGGCCGCCTGCGCGGCCTACGCCGAGGCCCAGGACGACCGCGCCCCGCGCGAGGGCGGCGCCGAGGACAGCGACGTCGTGGTGGGGCTCTCCGCCCCCGCCGGCCCGATCGCCGTCTCCGCGGCGTACAAGCAGGCCGAACAGGCTCTCTCCGTCGCCCGCCGCCGGGGCAGGGCCCTGGTCGAGCACGAGGAGCTGGCCGCGGGTTCGGTCCTCCCGCTGCTCGCCGACGACGCGGTACGGGCCTTCGCCGACGGCATGCTCCGCGCCCTGCGCGAGCACGACGCCAAGGGCCGCGGCGACCTCGTGGCCTCCCTGCGCGCCTGGCTCTCCCGCCACGGCCAGTGGGACGCCGCCGCCGCCGACCTGGGCGTGCACCGGCACACCCTGCGCTACCGGATGCGCCGGGTGGAGGAGATCCTGGGCCGCTCGCTGGACGACCCGGACGTCCGCATGGAGCTGTGGCTCGCCCTCAAGGCGACGGCGGCGACCACGCCCGCCGACTGA
- a CDS encoding aldehyde dehydrogenase family protein, with amino-acid sequence MTSPHAFWVAGRRATGADSFDVTNPYDGRLVGTVSVPTDAQVEEAVAAAHAVRDEFAATPAHVRAAALDHVVRRLTERTEEIAQLISAENGKPIKWARGEVGRAVSVFRFAAEEARRFNGGEAQRLDTDLGGTGRLGLTRRFPRGAVLGIAPFNFPLNLSAHKVAPAIAVGAPIILKPAPATPISSLILGELLAETDLPAGSWSVLTVPNDKMPALVQDERLPVISFTGSGPVGYAIMESVPRKHCTLELGGNGAAVVLGDYASDEDLDWAATRIATFSNYQGGQSCISVQRVIADASVYDRLVPKIVAAVEALVTGDPADATTDVGPLVSEDAAKRVESWVDEAVRGGAELLTGGKRDGATYAPTVLASLPDDVTLSCEEVFGPVMSLQKVDGEAEAFAAVNSSKYGLQAGVFTHDLQTAFRAHRALEVGGVIIGDVPSYRADQMPYGGAKQSGVGREGVRYAMDDYTYERVLVLTGLAL; translated from the coding sequence ATGACTTCGCCCCACGCCTTCTGGGTGGCCGGCCGCCGGGCCACCGGTGCCGACAGCTTCGACGTCACCAACCCGTACGACGGGCGCCTCGTCGGCACCGTCAGCGTGCCGACCGACGCCCAGGTCGAGGAGGCCGTCGCCGCAGCCCACGCCGTACGCGACGAGTTCGCCGCCACCCCGGCGCACGTGAGGGCCGCGGCCCTCGACCACGTCGTCCGGCGGCTGACGGAGCGCACCGAGGAGATCGCCCAGCTGATCTCGGCGGAGAACGGCAAACCGATCAAGTGGGCCCGCGGCGAGGTCGGCCGGGCCGTGTCCGTGTTCCGGTTCGCCGCCGAGGAGGCCCGCCGCTTCAACGGCGGAGAGGCACAGCGGCTCGACACCGACCTCGGCGGCACCGGCCGCCTCGGGCTGACCCGGCGCTTCCCGCGCGGGGCCGTCCTCGGTATCGCGCCCTTCAACTTCCCGCTGAACCTCAGCGCCCACAAGGTCGCCCCGGCCATCGCCGTCGGCGCCCCGATCATCCTCAAGCCGGCCCCGGCCACCCCCATCTCCTCCCTGATCCTGGGCGAGCTGCTGGCCGAGACCGACCTCCCGGCCGGCTCCTGGTCGGTCCTGACGGTCCCGAACGACAAGATGCCCGCCCTGGTCCAGGACGAGCGGCTGCCGGTCATCTCCTTCACCGGCTCGGGCCCGGTCGGCTACGCGATCATGGAATCGGTGCCCCGCAAGCACTGCACCCTGGAGCTCGGCGGCAACGGCGCCGCGGTCGTCCTCGGCGACTACGCCTCCGACGAGGACCTGGACTGGGCGGCCACCCGGATCGCCACCTTCTCCAACTACCAGGGCGGCCAGTCCTGCATCTCCGTGCAGCGCGTCATCGCCGACGCCTCGGTCTACGACCGCCTCGTCCCGAAGATCGTCGCCGCCGTCGAGGCCCTGGTCACCGGCGACCCGGCCGACGCCACCACGGATGTCGGCCCCCTGGTCAGCGAGGACGCGGCTAAGCGCGTCGAGTCCTGGGTCGACGAGGCCGTCCGGGGCGGCGCGGAGCTGCTCACCGGCGGCAAGCGCGACGGCGCCACCTACGCCCCGACCGTCCTCGCCTCCCTCCCCGACGACGTCACGCTCTCCTGCGAAGAGGTCTTCGGCCCGGTCATGTCGCTCCAGAAGGTCGACGGCGAGGCCGAGGCGTTCGCCGCGGTCAACTCCTCCAAGTACGGCCTCCAGGCAGGGGTCTTCACCCACGACCTCCAGACCGCCTTCCGCGCCCACCGGGCCCTGGAGGTCGGCGGCGTGATCATCGGCGACGTCCCCTCGTACCGCGCCGACCAGATGCCGTACGGCGGCGCCAAGCAGTCCGGCGTCGGCCGCGAGGGCGTCCGCTACGCCATGGACGACTACACCTACGAGCGCGTCCTGGTCCTCACGGGCCTCGCCCTGTAA